In Actinomyces radicidentis, one genomic interval encodes:
- a CDS encoding metallopeptidase family protein, with the protein MTPTEPRPRRSPAQAPRSSRRRDRHGRGLRGPLLPPGLPAWRTRAERFDEMVITAADELAAHWPQVESIQFAVEEVPPSDPAPWERGVVLGRGFAAEPRAGLPARVVVYRRPVSSRAQDDEELMELVRRVVVEQVALMLGRRPEEIDPEGY; encoded by the coding sequence ATGACGCCAACCGAGCCGAGGCCCCGCCGCTCCCCCGCGCAGGCGCCGCGCAGCTCGCGGCGCCGCGACCGTCACGGGCGCGGCCTGCGCGGTCCGCTGCTTCCGCCGGGGCTGCCGGCCTGGCGCACGCGCGCGGAGCGCTTCGACGAGATGGTCATCACCGCGGCGGACGAGCTGGCCGCGCACTGGCCGCAGGTGGAGTCGATCCAGTTCGCGGTCGAGGAGGTACCGCCCTCGGACCCGGCCCCCTGGGAGCGCGGCGTCGTCCTCGGGCGGGGCTTCGCGGCCGAGCCGCGCGCCGGGCTGCCGGCGCGGGTCGTCGTGTACCGGCGCCCCGTCTCCTCGCGCGCGCAGGACGACGAGGAGCTCATGGAGCTCGTGCGGCGCGTCGTCGTGGAGCAGGTGGCGCTCATGCTGGGGCGCCGCCCCGAGGAGATCGACCCCGAGGGCTACTGA
- a CDS encoding DUF5719 family protein, whose product MTRLARAARRTTGLLVSAAAVVAVGGLTWWGALAPRATSPQVEPHGVPAPASAVSYVCPAGPSDTIGAVTVGKATTSTAVTSLNPSGSLSYDGETLTADPTWSGKGADGGVIRLEDAASASPSATASASPTAGAAATAPGQRGSATGVVTSLSSDGDLRGLTTASCTPPSAVSWIVGGSAAVGSSSELRLTNPGSTSVTARVTLLGSTGELTLPSGGVVAVPAGETRTVLLETASDGSDRVAVGVEAEDGALGVSLATESLDGETPAGTEVMTPGAAPSTDLTVPGVLLTEAAGQGQEEKDGATSSDAPAVRVANPGSEPATVTLTMEGEHGSEVLPGAESVTIDPGAVFDVSLAGVDAGAYGVHVTSDQPVAAAVRLVRSDGQYPEASGALVHDVAWAQAGEPSAVRAGSVSMPRSNGMSPQLLLGSSGDAALGDTTVHLTSADGSWSTDVDVPAGTTVTAKVPDDVDAVTMSGEPGRDVTAAVVVTATVKGDAAGTLISALTPVADSQALAERRLRLG is encoded by the coding sequence ATGACCCGCCTCGCCCGAGCGGCCCGCCGCACCACCGGCCTCCTCGTCTCCGCGGCGGCCGTCGTCGCCGTCGGCGGCCTCACCTGGTGGGGCGCCCTCGCCCCGCGAGCGACCTCCCCGCAGGTCGAGCCGCACGGCGTGCCCGCCCCCGCGAGCGCCGTCAGCTACGTCTGCCCCGCCGGCCCCTCCGACACGATCGGCGCCGTCACAGTCGGCAAGGCGACCACCTCGACCGCCGTCACGAGCCTGAACCCGTCCGGCTCGCTCAGCTACGACGGCGAGACCCTCACGGCCGACCCCACCTGGAGCGGGAAGGGCGCCGACGGCGGCGTCATCCGCCTCGAGGACGCCGCGAGCGCCTCGCCCTCCGCCACCGCGAGCGCCTCGCCGACCGCCGGCGCCGCAGCCACCGCCCCCGGGCAGCGCGGCAGCGCCACCGGCGTCGTCACGAGCCTCTCCTCCGACGGCGACCTGCGCGGCCTCACCACCGCCTCCTGCACCCCGCCCAGCGCCGTCTCGTGGATCGTCGGCGGCTCCGCGGCCGTCGGCTCCTCCTCCGAGCTGCGCCTGACCAACCCGGGATCGACCTCCGTCACCGCCCGTGTCACCCTCCTCGGCTCCACCGGCGAGCTCACCCTGCCCTCGGGCGGGGTCGTCGCCGTCCCCGCCGGCGAGACCCGCACCGTCCTGCTCGAGACCGCCTCCGACGGCTCCGACCGCGTCGCCGTCGGCGTCGAGGCCGAGGACGGCGCCCTCGGCGTCTCCCTGGCCACCGAGTCCCTCGACGGCGAGACCCCCGCGGGCACCGAGGTCATGACCCCCGGCGCCGCCCCCTCCACCGACCTCACCGTCCCCGGCGTCCTCCTCACCGAGGCCGCCGGCCAGGGCCAGGAGGAGAAGGACGGCGCCACGTCCTCCGACGCCCCCGCCGTCCGCGTCGCCAACCCCGGCAGCGAGCCCGCCACCGTCACCCTCACCATGGAGGGCGAGCACGGCTCCGAGGTCCTCCCGGGCGCCGAGTCCGTCACCATCGACCCGGGCGCCGTCTTCGACGTCAGCCTCGCCGGCGTCGACGCGGGCGCCTACGGCGTGCACGTCACCTCCGACCAGCCCGTCGCCGCCGCCGTCCGCCTCGTGCGCAGCGACGGGCAGTACCCCGAGGCCTCCGGCGCCCTCGTCCACGACGTCGCCTGGGCCCAGGCCGGCGAGCCCTCCGCGGTCCGGGCCGGGTCCGTCTCGATGCCGCGCTCGAACGGGATGAGCCCGCAGCTCCTCCTCGGCAGCTCGGGCGACGCGGCCCTCGGCGACACGACCGTCCACCTGACCTCGGCCGACGGCTCCTGGTCCACCGACGTCGACGTCCCCGCCGGCACCACGGTCACGGCGAAGGTCCCCGACGACGTCGACGCCGTCACGATGAGCGGCGAGCCCGGGCGCGACGTCACCGCGGCGGTCGTCGTCACCGCGACGGTGAAGGGCGACGCCGCCGGCACCCTCATCTCGGCGCTGACCCCGGTCGCGGACTCCCAGGCGCTCGCCGAGCGGCGCCTGCGCCTCGGCTGA